One stretch of Streptomyces sp. 135 DNA includes these proteins:
- a CDS encoding (2Fe-2S)-binding protein, which translates to MSRVYVCNCFGVTEAQVKKHAADGACTPRQIASACKAGTDCGSCVRRIQALLGRGACPRRELVDQGEPAVALAPEAELPEAA; encoded by the coding sequence GTGAGCCGCGTGTACGTCTGCAACTGCTTCGGGGTCACCGAGGCGCAGGTGAAGAAGCACGCGGCGGACGGCGCCTGCACCCCCCGCCAGATAGCGTCGGCCTGCAAGGCGGGCACGGACTGCGGTTCGTGCGTACGGCGCATCCAGGCGCTGCTCGGCCGGGGCGCGTGCCCCCGCAGGGAGCTCGTCGACCAGGGAGAGCCCGCCGTGGCGCTGGCCCCCGAGGCCGAGCTTCCCGAGGCCGCCTAG
- a CDS encoding thiazole synthase: MADDPFVIGGLTLSSRLIMGTGGAPSLDVLERSLVASGTELTTVAMRRLDPGVQGSVLSVLDRLGIRVLPNTAGCFTAGEAVLTARLAREALGTDLVKLEVIADERTLLPDPIELLDAAETLVDDGFTVLPYTNDDPVLARKLQDVGCAAIMPLGSPIGSGLGIRNPHNFQLIVEHARVPVILDAGAGTASDAVLAMELGCAGVMLASAVTRAQEPVLMAEAMRHGVEAGRLAYRAGRIPRRHFAEASSPAEGKARLDPERPAF; encoded by the coding sequence ATGGCAGACGACCCTTTCGTCATCGGCGGACTCACCCTCTCCTCGCGCCTGATCATGGGCACGGGCGGGGCGCCCAGCCTCGACGTCCTCGAACGCTCCCTCGTCGCGTCCGGCACCGAACTGACCACGGTCGCCATGCGCCGCCTCGACCCCGGCGTGCAGGGCTCGGTGCTCTCCGTCCTGGACCGGCTCGGCATCCGCGTCCTGCCGAACACGGCGGGCTGTTTCACCGCCGGGGAGGCCGTCCTCACGGCCCGTCTCGCACGCGAGGCGCTCGGCACGGATCTCGTGAAGCTGGAGGTGATCGCGGACGAGCGCACGCTGCTCCCGGACCCGATCGAGCTCCTGGACGCCGCCGAGACCCTCGTCGACGACGGCTTCACGGTCCTTCCGTACACGAACGACGACCCGGTGCTCGCGCGCAAGCTCCAGGACGTGGGGTGCGCGGCGATCATGCCGCTCGGCTCCCCCATCGGCTCGGGGCTCGGCATCCGCAACCCGCACAACTTCCAGCTGATCGTCGAGCACGCGCGCGTGCCGGTGATCCTGGACGCGGGCGCGGGCACGGCGTCCGACGCGGTGCTCGCCATGGAGCTGGGGTGCGCGGGTGTGATGCTCGCCTCGGCCGTGACGCGGGCGCAGGAGCCGGTCCTGATGGCGGAGGCCATGCGGCACGGCGTCGAGGCGGGCCGCCTCGCGTACCGGGCCGGGCGGATCCCCCGCCGCCACTTCGCGGAGGCGTCGTCCCCCGCGGAGGGCAAGGCGCGGCTGGATCCGGAGCGGCCGGCGTTCTGA
- a CDS encoding deoxyribonuclease IV yields the protein MSSNKSPRPASLGAASRNPVGAHIPVAGGLASVGLSYARDLAAEAVQVFVANPRGWATPPGNPKQDEEFRAACAAGNIPAYVHAPYLINFGSHTEATAEKSVDSLRHSLRRGREIGALGVVVHTGSATGGRDRGVALKQVRELVLPLLDELTHDDDPFLLLESTAGQGASLCSRTWDFGPYFEALDAHPKLGICLDTCHIYAAGHDLTGPSGMQQTLDLLVDTVGEGRLKLVHANDSKDVVGAHKDRHENIGTGHIGEEPFRELMRHPATEGVPLIIETPGGKEGHAADVARLKGLRSD from the coding sequence GTGAGCAGCAACAAATCCCCCCGTCCGGCGTCCTTGGGCGCCGCGTCCCGCAACCCCGTCGGCGCCCACATCCCCGTGGCCGGCGGTCTCGCCTCCGTAGGACTGTCGTACGCCCGTGATCTCGCCGCCGAGGCCGTCCAGGTCTTCGTCGCCAACCCGCGCGGGTGGGCGACCCCGCCCGGCAATCCGAAGCAGGACGAGGAGTTCCGCGCGGCCTGCGCCGCCGGGAACATCCCTGCGTACGTCCACGCGCCCTACCTCATCAACTTCGGCTCGCACACCGAGGCGACCGCCGAGAAGTCCGTGGACTCCCTTCGCCACTCGCTGCGCCGGGGCCGTGAGATCGGCGCGCTCGGAGTCGTCGTGCACACCGGTTCGGCGACCGGCGGCCGCGACCGGGGGGTCGCCCTCAAGCAGGTGCGCGAACTCGTGCTGCCGCTGCTCGACGAGCTGACGCACGACGACGACCCGTTCCTGCTCCTGGAGTCGACGGCCGGCCAGGGCGCCTCGCTCTGCTCCCGCACCTGGGACTTCGGCCCCTACTTCGAGGCACTCGACGCGCACCCGAAGCTGGGCATCTGCCTGGACACCTGCCACATCTACGCGGCGGGCCACGACCTGACGGGCCCGAGCGGCATGCAGCAGACCCTGGATCTCCTCGTGGACACGGTCGGCGAGGGCCGCCTGAAGCTCGTGCACGCCAATGACTCCAAGGACGTCGTCGGCGCCCACAAGGACCGCCACGAGAACATCGGCACCGGACACATCGGCGAGGAGCCCTTCCGCGAGCTGATGCGCCACCCGGCCACCGAGGGCGTACCGCTGATCATCGAGACGCCCGGCGGCAAGGAGGGACACGCGGCGGACGTGGCGCGACTCAAGGGGCTCAGGAGCGACTAG
- a CDS encoding sulfite oxidase-like oxidoreductase — protein sequence MGQPAERASRQAAEPELPPGQRLQRGWPVTHYGPVPKFRPERWEFRVFGATADGEKHCWTHEEFSALPYTTVVGDLHCVTKFSMLGAEWGGVAARTILELAPPAPDATHVMVWAEYGFSSNLRMDDFASDRTIFATHKGGELLTAEHGFPLRLVVPHLYAWKGPKWVRGVEYMTADRRGFWEERGYHNVGDPWREQRYSYQEEPGDGPEL from the coding sequence ATGGGTCAGCCGGCGGAACGCGCATCTCGACAGGCAGCGGAGCCGGAGCTTCCGCCGGGTCAGCGGCTCCAGCGCGGCTGGCCGGTCACGCACTACGGGCCGGTGCCGAAGTTCCGGCCCGAGCGCTGGGAGTTCAGGGTCTTCGGGGCCACCGCGGACGGCGAGAAGCACTGCTGGACCCACGAGGAGTTCTCGGCCCTGCCGTACACCACCGTGGTCGGCGATCTGCACTGCGTGACGAAGTTCAGCATGCTGGGCGCCGAGTGGGGCGGAGTGGCGGCCCGTACGATCCTGGAACTCGCGCCGCCCGCGCCCGACGCCACCCACGTCATGGTCTGGGCCGAGTACGGCTTCAGTTCGAATCTGCGGATGGACGACTTCGCCTCCGACCGCACGATTTTCGCCACCCACAAAGGCGGTGAACTGCTCACCGCGGAGCACGGCTTCCCGCTGCGGCTCGTGGTCCCGCACCTGTACGCGTGGAAGGGCCCCAAGTGGGTCCGCGGCGTCGAGTACATGACCGCCGACCGCCGCGGCTTCTGGGAGGAGCGCGGCTATCACAACGTCGGGGACCCCTGGCGTGAGCAGCGCTACTCGTACCAGGAAGAGCCCGGGGACGGCCCCGAGCTCTAG
- the thiS gene encoding sulfur carrier protein ThiS, translating to MSTPASSTPFTVSVNGEVRDVTSGTTLEALVATLTAAHSGVAAALNETVVPRARWSGTVLAAGDRVEVLTAVQGG from the coding sequence ATGAGTACGCCCGCCTCCAGTACGCCCTTCACCGTTTCCGTCAACGGAGAGGTACGCGACGTGACCTCGGGCACCACGCTCGAAGCCCTCGTCGCCACCCTCACGGCGGCCCACTCCGGTGTCGCCGCCGCCCTCAACGAAACCGTCGTCCCGCGCGCGCGGTGGTCCGGCACCGTGCTCGCCGCCGGTGACCGCGTCGAAGTACTCACCGCAGTCCAGGGAGGCTGA
- the thiE gene encoding thiamine phosphate synthase, which yields MAADHPRAQLADARLYLCVDARKRQGDLPDFLDAVLAGGVDIVQLRDKGMEAAEELEHLQVFADAARRHGKLLAVNDRADVAHAIGADVLHLGQGDLPVPAARAILGGSDDVLIGRSTHAESEAAAAAVQEGVDYFCTGPCWPTPTKPGRHAPGLDLVRYTASLGTDRPWFAIGGIDAGNLDEVLEAGARRVVVVRAISEADDPGAAAADFAKRLRTAD from the coding sequence ATGGCCGCCGACCACCCGCGCGCCCAGCTCGCCGACGCCCGGCTCTACCTGTGCGTGGATGCCCGCAAGCGTCAGGGAGACCTCCCCGACTTCCTCGACGCCGTCCTCGCGGGCGGCGTCGACATCGTGCAGCTGCGCGACAAGGGCATGGAGGCGGCCGAGGAGCTGGAGCACCTCCAGGTCTTCGCCGACGCCGCCCGGCGCCACGGCAAGCTCCTCGCGGTGAACGACCGCGCGGACGTCGCGCACGCCATCGGCGCCGACGTCCTCCACCTGGGCCAGGGCGACCTGCCCGTCCCCGCGGCCCGCGCCATCCTCGGCGGCAGCGACGACGTACTCATCGGCCGCTCCACGCACGCCGAGTCCGAGGCCGCCGCGGCCGCCGTCCAGGAGGGCGTGGACTACTTCTGCACCGGCCCCTGCTGGCCCACCCCCACCAAGCCGGGGCGTCACGCCCCGGGCCTCGACCTGGTCCGCTACACGGCCTCCCTCGGCACGGACCGCCCCTGGTTCGCCATCGGCGGCATCGACGCGGGCAACCTCGACGAGGTGCTCGAAGCGGGCGCGCGCCGCGTCGTCGTCGTACGGGCGATCAGCGAGGCCGACGACCCGGGCGCCGCGGCGGCGGATTTCGCGAAGCGGCTGCGTACGGCCGACTGA
- a CDS encoding FAD-dependent oxidoreductase, with the protein MSEQQRQSERHVVIVGAGMAGVQTAVALRERGFAGPVTVIGAEPHQPYDRPPLSKAVLLGKAEGSAFDIDFEALGIGLRLGREVTGVRPADHELDTAEGPVAYDVLVLATGAEPIRLPGTEGVPGVHLLRTLDDAARLRPVLAAQHDIVVVGAGWTRRRCCVEHVAARRVVHATAWLTGSGIALGAHGEVVADDHLRASVPDVYAVGDCASFPSGRYGERLLVHHWDNALQGPRTVAANIIGEDPAAYDPVPYFWSEQFGRFVQYAGHHTPTDELVWRGDPTGMAWSVCWLRSGALVAVLAVGRPRDLAQGRKLIESGTRLDPTLTADPSVPLKKAAL; encoded by the coding sequence GTGAGCGAGCAGCAGAGGCAGAGCGAGCGGCACGTCGTCATCGTCGGCGCCGGGATGGCAGGGGTGCAGACCGCCGTGGCCCTGCGTGAGCGGGGTTTCGCCGGTCCGGTCACCGTGATCGGCGCGGAACCCCACCAGCCGTACGACAGGCCGCCGCTGTCCAAGGCGGTGCTGCTCGGCAAGGCGGAGGGCTCCGCCTTCGACATCGACTTCGAGGCGCTCGGCATCGGGCTCCGCCTGGGCCGCGAGGTCACCGGGGTGCGCCCCGCGGACCATGAGCTGGACACGGCCGAGGGCCCGGTCGCCTATGACGTCCTGGTGCTCGCGACCGGCGCCGAGCCGATCCGGCTGCCGGGCACCGAGGGCGTTCCCGGCGTCCACCTCCTGCGCACCCTGGACGACGCCGCGCGGCTGCGGCCGGTACTCGCCGCGCAGCACGACATCGTGGTGGTGGGCGCGGGCTGGACGCGCCGGAGGTGCTGCGTGGAGCACGTGGCCGCGCGCCGGGTCGTGCATGCGACCGCCTGGCTGACCGGCTCCGGCATCGCCCTCGGCGCCCACGGGGAAGTCGTGGCCGACGACCACCTGCGCGCCTCGGTGCCCGACGTGTACGCGGTCGGCGACTGCGCCTCGTTCCCTTCCGGGCGGTACGGCGAACGACTGCTCGTCCACCACTGGGACAACGCCCTCCAGGGCCCGCGCACGGTCGCGGCGAACATCATCGGCGAGGACCCCGCGGCGTACGACCCGGTGCCGTACTTCTGGTCGGAGCAGTTCGGCCGCTTCGTGCAGTACGCGGGCCATCACACGCCGACGGACGAGCTGGTGTGGCGCGGCGACCCCACGGGCATGGCCTGGTCGGTCTGCTGGCTGCGGTCCGGCGCCCTGGTGGCGGTCCTCGCGGTGGGCCGCCCCCGGGACCTGGCCCAGGGCCGCAAACTGATCGAGTCAGGCACCCGCCTGGACCCCACTCTGACGGCAGACCCGTCGGTGCCCCTGAAAAAGGCAGCGCTATAA
- the bfr gene encoding bacterioferritin, whose amino-acid sequence MQGDPEVIEFLNEQLTAELTAINQYFLHAKMQENFGWTKLAKYTRAESFDEMKHAEVLTDRILFLDGLPNYQRLFHVRVGQTVTEMFQADRQVEVEAIDRLKRGIEVMRTKGDITSANIFESILADEEHHIDYLDTQLELVEKLGEPLYLAQLIEQPES is encoded by the coding sequence ATGCAGGGCGACCCCGAGGTCATCGAATTTCTCAACGAGCAGCTGACCGCCGAGCTGACGGCGATCAACCAGTACTTTCTCCACGCCAAGATGCAGGAGAACTTCGGCTGGACGAAGCTCGCCAAGTACACCCGGGCCGAGTCGTTCGACGAGATGAAGCACGCGGAAGTGCTGACCGACCGGATTCTCTTCCTCGACGGGCTGCCCAACTATCAGCGGCTCTTCCACGTGCGCGTGGGCCAGACCGTCACCGAGATGTTCCAGGCGGACCGGCAGGTCGAGGTGGAGGCGATCGACCGCCTCAAGCGCGGGATCGAGGTGATGCGCACCAAGGGCGACATCACGTCGGCGAACATCTTCGAGTCGATCCTCGCGGACGAGGAGCACCACATCGACTATCTCGACACGCAGCTGGAGCTGGTCGAGAAGCTGGGTGAGCCGCTCTACCTCGCGCAGCTCATCGAGCAGCCGGAGAGCTAG
- a CDS encoding Rv2175c family DNA-binding protein — MTEIDAKTDALVPAWLHLPDIAEMLDVEVTRVRQLVKDGQLIAVRRGENRTLQVPAAFIDGDKVVKGLVGTLTLLRDDGFSDEEMLEWLFTPDPTLPGTPAQALSENRGTEVKRRAQALAV, encoded by the coding sequence GTGACCGAGATTGACGCAAAGACCGATGCTCTCGTCCCCGCCTGGCTCCACCTCCCCGACATCGCGGAAATGCTCGACGTCGAGGTGACGCGCGTACGCCAGCTGGTCAAGGACGGCCAGCTGATCGCCGTACGCCGTGGTGAGAACCGGACGCTCCAGGTGCCGGCCGCCTTCATCGACGGCGACAAGGTCGTCAAGGGCCTCGTCGGCACCTTGACGCTCCTGAGGGACGACGGTTTCTCCGACGAAGAGATGCTCGAGTGGCTCTTCACCCCCGACCCGACCCTGCCCGGCACCCCCGCGCAGGCACTGAGCGAGAATCGCGGCACGGAGGTGAAGCGCCGCGCCCAGGCGCTCGCCGTCTGA
- a CDS encoding 3-deoxy-7-phosphoheptulonate synthase class II, translating into MTVNAKTTATGGNTWRNLPAAQQPEYPDAEALRDVIADLESYPPLVFAGECDQLRARLASVAKGEAFLLQGGDCAEAFDAVSADHIRNKLKTLLQMGAVLTYAASVPVVKVGRIAGQYSKPRSKPTETRDGVTLPTYRGDSVNGFDFTEKARIPDPERLKRMYNASASTLNLVRAFTTGGYADLRQVHAWNQDFVKSSPSGQRYEQLAREIDNALHFMRACGTDPEEFKTVEFYASHEALLLDYEGALTRVDSRTGRLYDTSAHMVWVGERTRQLDHAHIEFAAQIRNPIGIKLGPSTTAEEALQYIERLDPDREPGRLTFIVRMGADKVRDKLPELVEKVTASGATVAWITDPMHGNTYEAASGHKTRRFDDVLDEVKGFFEVHKALGTHPGGIHVELTGDDVTECVGGGDEIFVDDLHQRYETACDPRLNRSQSLDLAFLVAEMYRDQ; encoded by the coding sequence GTGACCGTGAACGCTAAGACCACCGCAACCGGTGGCAACACCTGGCGAAACCTGCCCGCGGCGCAGCAGCCCGAGTACCCCGATGCCGAGGCTCTGCGCGATGTGATCGCGGACCTCGAGTCGTATCCCCCGCTCGTCTTCGCGGGCGAGTGCGACCAGCTGCGCGCCCGACTGGCCTCCGTCGCCAAGGGAGAGGCGTTCCTGCTCCAGGGCGGCGACTGCGCCGAGGCCTTCGACGCGGTGTCGGCCGACCACATCCGGAACAAGCTGAAGACGCTGCTCCAGATGGGCGCCGTCCTCACGTACGCGGCGTCCGTGCCCGTCGTGAAGGTGGGCCGCATCGCGGGGCAGTACTCCAAGCCGCGCTCCAAGCCGACCGAGACCCGCGACGGCGTGACGCTCCCGACCTACCGGGGCGACTCCGTCAACGGCTTCGACTTCACCGAGAAGGCCCGCATCCCGGACCCCGAGCGCCTGAAGCGGATGTACAACGCCTCCGCCTCCACGCTCAACCTGGTGCGCGCCTTCACCACCGGCGGGTACGCCGACCTGCGCCAGGTGCACGCCTGGAACCAGGACTTCGTGAAGTCGTCCCCCTCCGGCCAGCGGTACGAGCAGCTGGCGCGCGAGATCGACAACGCCCTGCACTTCATGCGGGCCTGCGGCACCGACCCGGAGGAGTTCAAGACCGTCGAGTTCTACGCCTCCCACGAGGCGCTGCTGCTCGACTACGAGGGCGCGCTGACCCGCGTCGACTCCCGCACCGGCCGGCTGTACGACACCTCGGCCCACATGGTCTGGGTCGGCGAGCGCACCCGCCAGCTCGACCACGCGCACATCGAGTTCGCCGCGCAGATCCGCAACCCGATCGGCATCAAGCTCGGCCCGTCCACGACGGCCGAGGAGGCGCTCCAGTACATCGAGCGCCTCGACCCCGACCGTGAGCCCGGCCGGCTGACCTTCATCGTCCGCATGGGCGCCGACAAGGTCCGCGACAAGCTTCCCGAGCTGGTCGAGAAGGTCACCGCGTCCGGCGCGACCGTCGCCTGGATCACCGACCCGATGCACGGCAACACCTACGAGGCGGCCTCCGGCCACAAGACCCGCCGCTTCGACGACGTGCTCGACGAGGTGAAGGGCTTCTTCGAGGTCCACAAGGCCCTCGGCACGCACCCGGGCGGCATCCACGTCGAGCTGACCGGTGACGACGTCACCGAGTGCGTGGGCGGCGGCGACGAGATCTTCGTCGACGACCTCCACCAGCGCTACGAGACGGCCTGCGACCCGCGGCTCAACCGCAGCCAGTCGCTCGACCTGGCGTTCCTGGTCGCGGAGATGTACCGCGACCAGTAG
- the thiO gene encoding glycine oxidase ThiO, whose translation MQPRTPPRTPSCAPPAESKTPTDVLVVGGGIIGLVTAWRTAQRGLSVAVVDPEPGGGAAQVAAGMLAAVTELHHGEQTLLALNLESARRYPDFAAELAEASDRGVGDLGYRACGTLAVALDSDDRAHLRELHALQCRSGLESQWLSGRECRRLEPMLAPGVRGGLRVDGDHQVDPRRLAAALLVACERAGVTFHRGWAERLSVVRDRAGGVVLGDGTELHADQVVLAAGSLSGRLAGVPDDVLPPVRPVKGQVLRLTVPKAYAPFLSRTVRAVVRGGALYLVPRENGELVVGATSEELGWDTTVTAGGVYELLRDAHELVPGITELPLTETRAGLRPGSPDNAPLLGPTRLPGLQLATGHYRNGVLLTPLTGDVMAHSLATGELPDEARPFTPRRFTEPSLVPPTQPLPTQSFTEQPA comes from the coding sequence ATGCAGCCACGTACACCACCCCGCACACCATCCTGTGCGCCACCGGCGGAATCGAAGACTCCGACGGACGTCCTCGTCGTGGGGGGCGGCATCATCGGCCTGGTCACGGCCTGGCGGACCGCGCAGCGCGGACTCTCCGTCGCCGTCGTCGACCCCGAGCCTGGCGGCGGGGCCGCGCAGGTGGCGGCCGGCATGCTGGCCGCCGTCACCGAACTGCACCACGGCGAGCAGACGCTGCTCGCACTCAACCTCGAATCCGCGCGGCGCTATCCGGACTTCGCCGCCGAACTGGCCGAGGCGAGCGACCGCGGTGTCGGCGACCTCGGCTACCGCGCGTGCGGCACGCTCGCCGTCGCGCTCGACTCCGACGACCGCGCCCACCTGCGCGAACTGCACGCCCTTCAGTGCCGGTCCGGCCTGGAGTCGCAGTGGCTGAGCGGCCGCGAGTGCCGCCGCCTGGAGCCGATGCTCGCACCGGGCGTGCGGGGCGGGCTACGGGTCGACGGCGACCACCAGGTCGACCCGCGCCGGCTCGCGGCGGCGCTGCTAGTGGCCTGCGAGCGGGCGGGCGTCACCTTCCACCGCGGCTGGGCCGAGCGGCTCTCGGTCGTACGCGACCGGGCCGGGGGAGTCGTCCTCGGGGACGGCACCGAACTGCACGCGGACCAGGTCGTGCTGGCGGCGGGCAGCCTCAGCGGGCGCCTCGCGGGCGTTCCCGACGACGTCCTGCCGCCCGTGCGGCCGGTGAAGGGGCAGGTGCTGCGCCTGACGGTGCCGAAGGCGTACGCGCCGTTCCTGAGCCGCACCGTGCGCGCGGTCGTGCGCGGTGGCGCCCTCTACCTCGTCCCCCGCGAGAACGGCGAACTCGTCGTCGGCGCCACCAGCGAGGAGCTCGGCTGGGACACCACGGTCACCGCGGGCGGCGTCTACGAACTCCTGCGGGACGCCCACGAACTCGTGCCCGGCATCACCGAGCTGCCGTTGACCGAGACCCGCGCGGGCCTGCGCCCCGGCTCCCCCGACAACGCGCCCCTGCTCGGCCCGACGCGGCTGCCCGGGCTCCAGCTGGCCACCGGGCACTACCGCAACGGCGTCCTGCTGACGCCCCTGACGGGCGACGTCATGGCGCACTCCCTGGCCACCGGTGAGCTTCCCGACGAGGCGCGGCCGTTCACCCCGCGCCGCTTCACCGAGCCCTCCCTCGTACCCCCTACGCAGCCACTGCCCACGCAGTCGTTCACGGAGCAACCCGCATGA
- the pknB gene encoding Stk1 family PASTA domain-containing Ser/Thr kinase produces the protein MDTTLQDPLVGQLLDSRYRIEGRIAVGGMATVYRAVDTRLDRVLALKVMHPTLAADASFVERFIREAKSVARLSHPNVVGVFDQGTDGAYVYLAMEYVAGCTLRDVLRERGALQPRAALDILEPVLAALGAAHRAGFVHRDMKPENVLIGDDGRVKVADFGLVRAVDTVTNTTGTVLGTVSYLAPEQIEHGTADTRVDVYACGVVLYEMLTGAKPHSGDSPAQVLYQHLNEDVPPPSAAVPGLPFALDELVASATARTPDVRPHDAVALLAQLRQARAALTEEQLDAVPPQARAAEHDAPGHHDNSEDRTSVIPRADRSAQLPLPLPLSAEAEQGRQDALNRTSVLTTPPPAPPAPARRSRGPFDPRRRTIAVVAAVLLALGLGAGVWYINSGQFTEVPPLLAKTEAQAEKRLAEAGLEVKEIKREYSDTDKRGTVMGTDPAPGERIRQNDQVTLTISRGPEKVKVPDVKGIPLAEAKKELKNSGLAPGMVTKTFSEDVAKGSVVRTDPRAGFTRKADSAVALIVSKGRQVEVPDVVGESEADAVADLEDAGLKAKIKSARIHSDEDKGAVAAQDPVADKPLAEGDTVTLTISKGPPMVEVPDVTGMSVDEAVDKLESKGFAVEKDRGLLGLFGDTVKDQSVDAGDEAPKGSTITIEIR, from the coding sequence GTGGACACGACCCTTCAGGACCCCCTCGTCGGGCAGCTGCTCGACAGCCGTTACCGGATCGAGGGGCGCATCGCGGTCGGCGGGATGGCCACGGTCTACCGGGCCGTGGACACCCGCCTCGACCGCGTGCTCGCGCTCAAGGTGATGCACCCCACGCTGGCGGCCGACGCCTCCTTCGTGGAGCGCTTCATCCGCGAGGCGAAGTCGGTCGCCCGCCTCTCGCACCCGAACGTGGTCGGCGTCTTCGACCAGGGCACCGACGGGGCGTACGTCTATCTGGCGATGGAGTACGTGGCAGGCTGCACGCTGCGTGACGTCCTGCGCGAGCGCGGCGCGCTCCAGCCGCGGGCCGCGCTCGACATCCTGGAGCCGGTCCTCGCCGCGCTCGGCGCCGCGCACCGCGCCGGGTTCGTGCACCGCGACATGAAGCCCGAGAACGTCCTCATAGGGGACGACGGCCGGGTGAAGGTCGCCGACTTCGGCCTCGTACGCGCGGTGGACACCGTCACGAACACGACCGGCACCGTCCTTGGCACCGTCTCCTATCTCGCTCCCGAGCAGATCGAGCACGGCACGGCGGACACGCGCGTGGACGTGTACGCCTGCGGCGTGGTGCTCTACGAGATGCTGACCGGCGCGAAGCCGCACTCCGGGGACTCCCCCGCCCAGGTGCTCTACCAGCACCTCAACGAAGACGTGCCGCCCCCGTCGGCGGCCGTGCCGGGGCTCCCCTTCGCCCTCGACGAGCTGGTCGCCTCCGCCACCGCCCGCACCCCCGACGTCCGCCCGCACGACGCGGTGGCCCTCCTCGCCCAGCTGCGCCAGGCGCGGGCCGCCCTCACCGAGGAGCAGCTCGACGCGGTGCCGCCGCAGGCCCGCGCGGCGGAGCATGACGCCCCCGGCCACCATGACAACTCCGAGGACCGCACCAGCGTGATCCCGCGCGCGGACCGCTCGGCGCAGCTCCCGCTGCCACTCCCGCTCTCGGCCGAGGCAGAGCAGGGCCGGCAGGACGCCCTGAACCGCACCAGCGTTCTGACGACACCGCCGCCGGCGCCACCCGCCCCGGCACGGCGCTCGCGCGGCCCGTTCGATCCGCGCCGCCGCACGATCGCGGTGGTGGCCGCGGTGCTCCTGGCCCTCGGCCTGGGCGCGGGTGTCTGGTACATCAACTCCGGCCAGTTCACGGAGGTCCCGCCGCTCCTGGCGAAGACCGAGGCGCAGGCCGAGAAGCGTCTGGCGGAAGCCGGCCTCGAGGTCAAGGAGATCAAGCGCGAGTACAGCGACACCGACAAGCGCGGCACGGTCATGGGGACCGACCCCGCACCGGGCGAGCGCATCCGGCAGAACGACCAGGTGACGCTGACCATCTCGCGGGGCCCGGAGAAGGTGAAGGTGCCGGACGTCAAGGGCATCCCGCTGGCCGAGGCGAAGAAGGAGCTGAAGAACTCCGGTCTCGCCCCCGGCATGGTCACCAAGACCTTCAGCGAGGACGTCGCGAAGGGCTCCGTGGTGCGTACGGACCCGCGGGCCGGCTTCACCCGCAAGGCCGACTCGGCCGTCGCCCTGATCGTCAGCAAGGGCCGCCAGGTCGAGGTGCCGGACGTGGTGGGCGAGTCCGAGGCCGACGCCGTAGCGGACCTGGAGGACGCCGGGCTGAAGGCGAAGATCAAGTCGGCCCGCATCCACTCCGACGAGGACAAGGGCGCCGTCGCCGCGCAGGACCCCGTGGCGGACAAGCCGCTCGCCGAGGGGGACACGGTCACGCTGACGATCTCCAAGGGCCCCCCGATGGTCGAGGTCCCGGACGTCACCGGGATGAGCGTCGACGAGGCCGTGGACAAGCTGGAGTCGAAAGGCTTCGCGGTGGAGAAGGACCGCGGGCTGCTCGGCCTCTTCGGGGACACGGTGAAGGACCAGTCGGTGGACGCGGGCGACGAGGCCCCCAAGGGGTCGACGATCACCATCGAGATCCGCTGA